A DNA window from Abditibacteriota bacterium contains the following coding sequences:
- a CDS encoding HAD-IA family hydrolase: protein MIKGIIFDMDGVLCDSEPFICKAAILMFAEKGLTVKEEDFIPFVGAGENRYIGGVAEKYGLKVDIEEVKARTYAIYCDIIKGSLKPMNGVYDFVTDCRKKGLKLAVASSADLVKVRANLAEIGLPFESFDTVINGLDIERKKPAPDIFLLAARRLGLRPEDCLVVEDAVNGVEAAKNAGMTALGILSSFTKEELCLADYHARDLSCVPPEALE, encoded by the coding sequence TTGATCAAAGGCATCATTTTTGACATGGACGGAGTCCTGTGCGACTCCGAGCCCTTCATCTGCAAGGCCGCGATCCTCATGTTTGCGGAAAAGGGCCTGACCGTGAAGGAAGAGGACTTTATCCCCTTTGTGGGGGCCGGCGAAAACCGCTATATAGGCGGAGTGGCCGAAAAATACGGCCTGAAGGTGGATATAGAAGAGGTCAAGGCCCGCACCTACGCCATTTACTGCGACATCATCAAGGGCAGCCTGAAGCCCATGAACGGCGTGTATGACTTTGTCACGGACTGCCGCAAAAAGGGTCTGAAGCTGGCCGTGGCCAGCAGCGCCGACCTGGTGAAGGTCAGAGCCAATCTGGCGGAGATAGGCCTCCCCTTCGAAAGCTTTGACACAGTGATCAACGGGCTGGACATAGAGCGCAAGAAGCCGGCGCCGGACATTTTCCTGCTGGCGGCCCGGCGCCTGGGCCTCCGGCCCGAAGACTGTCTGGTGGTGGAGGACGCCGTCAACGGCGTCGAGGCCGCCAAGAACGCGGGCATGACCGCTCTGGGCATCCTGAGCTCCTTTACCAAAGAAGAGCTATGCCTGGCCGACTATCATGCCCGGGACCTGAGCTGCGTGCCTCCCGAGGCTCTGGAATAA